The nucleotide window TTGGTGTGAAGCCCACGTACGGCACTGTGTCTCGCTACGGTCTTGTTGCGTGCGCCTCCTCGCTTGATCAAGGCGGTCCGACTGCTCGTACAGTGCTTGACACGGCGCTGTTGCATGAGGTCATCGCCGGGCATGATCCCTTCGATGCGACCAGTGTGAACAAGCCGGTGGCCCCGGTTGTCGCGGCTGCTCGTGAAGGTGCCAACGGTGATCTGAAGGGTGTGCGCGTCGGTGTCGTGAAGCAGTTTGATCGCGAGGGCTACCAGCCCGGCGTGCTCGAGCAGTTCCACAAGGCTGTCGACCAGCTCACCTCCCAGGGGGCTGAAGTGGTGGAGGTCGATTGTCCTCACTTTGATGATGCTTTGGCGGCTTACTATTTGATTCTTCCCTGTGAGGTGTCCTCTAACCTCGCGCGCTTCGATGGCATGCGCTACGGGCAGCGAGTCGGAGACGATGGCACCCGCTCTGCTGAGGAAGTCATGGCAATGACTCGTGCGGCTGGATTTGGCCCCGAGGTTAAGCGCCGCATCATCCTTGGCACCTACGCCTTGTCTGTTGGCTACTACGACGCCTACTACTTGCAGGCTCAGCGCGTGCGCACGCTCATCGCCCAGGACTTCGCTGCCGCATACGAGAAGTGCGACGTGTTGGTCTCGCCGACCACCCCCACCACCGCGTTCAAGCTTGGTGAGAAGGTCTCTGACCCGCTGGCGATGTACAACTTTGACCTGTGCACCCTTCCGCTGAACCTTGCAGGTCTGTGCGGCATGTCGGTTCCTGCGGGTCTAGCATCCGACACTGGTCTCCCTGTTGGTTTGCAGATCATGGCACCTGCATTCGCTGATGATCGCCTTTACAAGGTGGGTGCAGCTTTCGAAGCTGGGCAGAACTAAACACCCCCTCTTTGGCGGGGCAGCAGGCACGCATGTGGTGTGTCTTGTCCGTGCGGATAGTATTAAGCCCGCCACCGAGTATGGAGGGGCAGGGTGGCGGGCTAAACGGAACTCTGCAGCCCCTTTACTGGGCGTCGGAGAGGAAGTGCGCAGCGCACGCAGCCGCGCCCGTAACAGCGATGACGGAAGGCCACGCGCCGATCTTCTTCGCAAGCGGATGGGAAGCACCAAAGGCGCCAATGTAGGCACTGGTCAAGCCCGCAGCCAACGTGACACCGCCCTTAGCCCACCAACTGCGTGCAGCCCAGCCACCGGCAGCGGCCAACAACGCACCGCCAAGGGGGCGGATACCGGTCTCGCGGGCGATGAGCCAACCGCCCACCAACCCCACGCTGACGAGGGCTGCAGTGTTGACGTCTTCGGGGGCTTTAATGTCGATGGCGCTGGAAGTCTTCTTCGAGTTACTCATGCATTCAACTGTAGACCGATTATCGGAATGCGCCAGAGTCACACCCGTTCGGTAGGGGGTTTAGGTGGCCGAAAACTGGGACTTTAGACTGATATACGACCATGGAGCGGATGCGAGGAACCCGGTGGGAATCCGGGACTGGCGCGCAACGGTATTGCCCTTAAGGGCACAAGTCCGATACTCGCCCGTTCACTATGTCTCGAGTGCGTACCTCGCGTCCAGGTGCTGCTCACGAACGAAAGGCCTAGCGTGAGGCTGTCTTTGCTCTCGCTACTGCTCAGTATCCTGTTGCTTTTAAGCCTGATCGCATCCCTCACCTTTGGATCGGTGGAATATTCCCACGCCCAAGTATGGGAGGTTGTGTCAGCTCGTTTGCAGGGGATGCATGGCCCCGACAAAGCCATTGATTC belongs to Corynebacterium argentoratense DSM 44202 and includes:
- the gatA gene encoding Asp-tRNA(Asn)/Glu-tRNA(Gln) amidotransferase subunit GatA: MTESTYLASQSPSELTRMTAAELADKIHSREVSSVEVTQAHLDRIDAVDSDLHAFLHVGAEAALEAASRVDATLDAGEAPASPLAGVPLALKDVFTTTDAPTTCASKILEGYVAPYDATVTRKIREAGIPILGKTNMDEFAMGSSTENSAYGPTHNPWDVERTAGGSGGGSSAALAAGEAPLAIGTDTGGSIRQPAALTNTVGVKPTYGTVSRYGLVACASSLDQGGPTARTVLDTALLHEVIAGHDPFDATSVNKPVAPVVAAAREGANGDLKGVRVGVVKQFDREGYQPGVLEQFHKAVDQLTSQGAEVVEVDCPHFDDALAAYYLILPCEVSSNLARFDGMRYGQRVGDDGTRSAEEVMAMTRAAGFGPEVKRRIILGTYALSVGYYDAYYLQAQRVRTLIAQDFAAAYEKCDVLVSPTTPTTAFKLGEKVSDPLAMYNFDLCTLPLNLAGLCGMSVPAGLASDTGLPVGLQIMAPAFADDRLYKVGAAFEAGQN